The Candidatus Eisenbacteria bacterium genome window below encodes:
- a CDS encoding OmpA family protein: protein MRTTFHRSLLVLSTLLLALPATARADDPAFWIVPGGGLYWPPAEFGVEDPVPSFGGILGLRLGEPVALELRGHYTKADSEAVYAASSDLTLLHGEGNVTWFLTPRSPVTPYVTLGAGVMRADVGEETDSRFAWNAGAGLRARLTDNLSIRVDGRNVSYEVGAPNSDEEKMRYSLEAFGGLSFGFGGSPSDEDLDGVKNDLDRCPATPAGARVDASGCPLDADQDGVYDGLDQCESTPRGSTVDAAGCPYDRDLDGVPDGPDACPDTPTGATVNATGCPADADGDGVYDGLDQCDATPRGCTVNPNGCPTDADQDGVCDGVDTCPDTPSDVRVDAKGCPLQVSVRETELMETGMIRLQDVNFDTGKATIKSESFRVLDDVGGILSRWPQLRIEIGGHTDARGSDALNQKLSDSRAKAVRDYLLNKFPELDPGQFTAVGYGERQPIASNTTALGMAKNRRVEFKVLNKEALRKENTKQQFIPKE from the coding sequence GTGCGCACGACGTTTCACCGGTCCCTGCTCGTGCTCTCCACGCTCCTCCTCGCGCTTCCCGCCACGGCCCGGGCCGACGATCCCGCGTTCTGGATCGTGCCGGGCGGCGGCCTCTACTGGCCTCCCGCGGAATTCGGCGTGGAGGATCCCGTTCCCTCGTTCGGCGGCATCCTCGGTCTCCGGCTCGGAGAGCCGGTCGCGCTCGAGCTGCGCGGACACTACACGAAGGCCGACAGCGAGGCCGTGTACGCCGCCAGCTCCGATCTCACGCTCCTGCACGGCGAGGGGAACGTGACCTGGTTCCTCACTCCCCGCTCGCCCGTCACTCCGTACGTGACGCTCGGCGCGGGCGTGATGCGGGCCGACGTCGGCGAGGAAACCGATTCGAGATTCGCCTGGAACGCGGGGGCCGGGCTCCGCGCGAGGCTCACCGACAATCTCTCCATCCGCGTGGACGGCCGGAACGTGAGCTACGAGGTGGGGGCGCCGAACTCCGACGAGGAGAAGATGCGGTACAGCTTGGAGGCGTTCGGCGGCCTCTCCTTCGGCTTCGGCGGGAGTCCGTCCGACGAGGACCTGGACGGAGTGAAGAACGACCTGGACCGGTGCCCGGCGACACCCGCGGGGGCGCGCGTGGACGCGTCCGGGTGCCCGCTGGACGCGGACCAGGACGGGGTCTACGACGGCCTCGACCAGTGCGAATCCACGCCGCGCGGCTCCACGGTCGACGCGGCGGGTTGTCCGTACGATCGGGACCTGGACGGCGTGCCCGACGGTCCCGACGCGTGCCCGGATACCCCGACGGGGGCCACGGTGAACGCCACGGGATGCCCCGCGGACGCGGACGGAGACGGCGTCTACGACGGCCTCGATCAGTGCGACGCGACGCCTCGCGGCTGCACGGTGAATCCGAACGGCTGTCCCACCGACGCGGACCAGGACGGCGTGTGCGACGGTGTGGACACGTGCCCCGACACGCCCTCGGACGTGCGCGTGGACGCCAAGGGCTGCCCGCTCCAGGTCAGCGTGCGCGAGACCGAGCTCATGGAGACGGGGATGATCCGGCTCCAGGACGTCAACTTCGACACCGGAAAGGCGACCATCAAGTCCGAGTCCTTCCGCGTGCTGGACGACGTCGGCGGCATCCTCTCCCGCTGGCCGCAGCTCCGGATCGAGATCGGCGGGCACACGGACGCGCGCGGGAGCGACGCGCTGAATCAGAAGCTGAGCGACTCGCGCGCCAAGGCGGTGCGCGACTATCTCCTGAACAAGTTCCCCGAGCTGGACCCGGGACAGTTCACGGCAGTGGGCTACGGCGAGCGCCAGCCCATCGCGTCGAACACGACGGCACTCGGCATGGCGAAGAACCGGCGGGTGGAGTTCAAGGTCTTGAACAAGGAAGCGCTCCGCAAGGAGAACACGAAGCAGCAGTTCATTCCCAAGGAGTAG
- a CDS encoding helicase HerA-like domain-containing protein — MPDRDFAAEIAGGYAFQGPSLLVGAPLRDGVVAAEARVRVPLSMLNRHGLVSGATGTGKTKTLQVLAEQLSEAGVPVFLADVKGDLSGLAASGTADPKVVQRAGLVGVPVAPAARPVEFLSLTGTRGTPVRATVSSFGPLLLARALGLNETQKAALAICFRYCDDKGLLLLDLSDLRAVLLHLTGPAAEELKPYGGLAKATAGVLLRNVTELEQQGGGAFFGEPELEAEDLLRVDAAGKGVISVLELGDMQDRPDLFSTFLMWLLATLYRDLPEVGDLEKPKLVFFFDEAHLLFNEASKEFREHVEQVVRLIRSKGVGVFFVTHSPRDVPADILAQLGNRVQHALRAFTPADEKALRAAANTFPRSEFYDIPETLKTLGVGEALVTVLSPRGTPTPVVATLLPPPMSRMGPATPEEVDAIVRRSPLHAEYAEAVDRESAREKLEGASDPASRGGGAKASEDEEAPTLGERLGKAMDSPAGRTLQRELVRGIFGVLGIRTAARRRRRRSLF, encoded by the coding sequence ATGCCAGATCGTGACTTCGCGGCGGAAATCGCGGGAGGGTATGCGTTTCAGGGGCCCTCGCTCCTGGTCGGAGCGCCGCTCCGTGACGGAGTCGTGGCGGCGGAGGCGCGCGTGCGCGTTCCGCTCTCCATGTTGAACCGGCACGGCCTCGTCTCCGGCGCGACCGGCACGGGAAAAACGAAGACGCTCCAGGTTCTCGCCGAGCAGCTCTCCGAGGCGGGCGTCCCGGTCTTTCTCGCGGACGTGAAAGGCGACCTGAGCGGGCTCGCCGCTTCCGGAACCGCCGACCCCAAGGTGGTCCAGCGCGCCGGCTTGGTGGGCGTTCCCGTCGCCCCGGCGGCCCGGCCGGTCGAGTTCCTGAGTTTGACCGGCACTCGAGGAACTCCCGTGCGCGCGACGGTCTCCTCGTTCGGTCCGCTCCTCCTCGCGCGCGCGCTCGGGCTCAACGAGACCCAGAAGGCGGCGCTGGCGATCTGCTTCCGCTACTGCGACGACAAGGGGCTCCTGCTCCTCGACCTGAGCGACCTCCGGGCCGTGCTCCTCCATCTCACCGGGCCCGCCGCCGAGGAGCTGAAGCCGTACGGCGGCCTGGCGAAAGCGACCGCGGGGGTCCTCCTCCGGAACGTCACGGAGCTGGAGCAGCAGGGCGGCGGCGCGTTCTTCGGCGAGCCCGAGCTCGAGGCCGAGGACCTGCTGCGGGTCGACGCGGCGGGAAAGGGCGTCATCAGCGTGCTCGAGCTCGGCGACATGCAGGACCGTCCCGACCTCTTCTCGACCTTCCTCATGTGGCTCCTCGCCACCCTCTACCGCGATCTGCCGGAAGTCGGAGATCTCGAGAAGCCGAAGCTCGTCTTCTTCTTCGACGAGGCGCACCTCCTCTTCAACGAGGCGAGCAAGGAATTCCGCGAGCACGTCGAGCAGGTGGTCCGGCTCATCCGCTCGAAGGGAGTGGGAGTCTTCTTCGTGACCCATTCGCCTCGCGACGTGCCCGCGGACATCCTGGCGCAGCTCGGGAACCGCGTGCAGCACGCGCTTCGGGCCTTCACGCCCGCCGACGAGAAGGCGCTCCGCGCGGCCGCGAACACGTTCCCGCGATCGGAGTTCTACGACATCCCCGAGACGCTGAAGACCCTGGGCGTCGGCGAAGCGCTGGTGACGGTGCTGTCGCCGCGCGGCACGCCCACTCCGGTCGTCGCGACACTCCTGCCTCCCCCGATGAGCCGCATGGGTCCCGCCACTCCGGAGGAGGTCGACGCGATCGTCCGCCGCTCCCCGCTCCACGCCGAGTACGCCGAGGCGGTCGACCGGGAAAGCGCGCGGGAGAAGCTCGAAGGAGCCTCCGATCCAGCCTCCCGAGGCGGGGGAGCGAAGGCCTCCGAAGACGAGGAGGCGCCGACCCTTGGAGAGCGTCTCGGAAAGGCGATGGACTCGCCGGCCGGGCGGACGCTCCAGCGCGAGCTCGTTCGCGGGATCTTCGGGGTGCTGGGCATTCGCACCGCGGCTCGCCGGCGCCGGCGCCGGAGCCTCTTCTAG
- a CDS encoding GNAT family N-acetyltransferase encodes MTSADEIRVRPLSELDISRIVSIDERLTGQYRPDVWESRVGYYLRRDPEGCPVAEHRGNVVGFMFSDVRGGEFGLEEATGWIERMGVDPDYQGRSIGRRLFEAVLENMTRRDVAVIRTLVDRKDSDLASFLRAVGFDNAPLQALERRVDGATP; translated from the coding sequence GTGACTTCCGCCGACGAGATCCGGGTCCGTCCTCTGTCCGAACTGGACATCTCCCGCATCGTCTCGATCGACGAGCGGCTCACCGGACAGTACCGCCCGGACGTGTGGGAGAGCCGGGTCGGCTACTACCTGAGGCGCGATCCCGAAGGCTGCCCCGTCGCGGAGCATCGGGGGAACGTCGTGGGGTTCATGTTCTCGGATGTCCGCGGTGGCGAGTTCGGCCTCGAGGAAGCCACGGGATGGATCGAGCGGATGGGCGTCGATCCGGACTACCAGGGCCGGTCCATCGGACGCCGCCTCTTCGAGGCGGTGCTCGAGAACATGACGCGCCGTGACGTGGCGGTGATCCGCACCCTCGTCGACAGGAAGGACTCGGACCTCGCTTCGTTCCTGAGGGCCGTCGGATTCGACAACGCTCCGCTCCAAGCCCTCGAGCGAAGGGTGGACGGGGCCACACCGTAG
- a CDS encoding Phenylacetic acid catabolic protein — MQVEQTTLPKKFHDAVVHWQRHNFPDYGLLPENWQKYFPNDPEFCLCAKMEVGMGDTIEVGDRKGERRMTKPEEMGEEPARHLLQIIRAQASTEFGSIQQHEGTLARAQDDEDRFWVLRVMAEELRHGYQMFHLLVSQDWSGVSGQKAEEMVEEILSMQTGSHVLDAFNLEYDSFVDNVVFAAVIDRVGKYQLSMQRVCAYKPFAQSMPPMLREEAFHLAAGVIPMRRWVQRAAEGNELISMNAIQRSFHKWLPRGLEMFGHEKGGDSNIRFGFKNMKNAEAQALYYEECRKMIADLNQRYLRARLPKLSPSEAERLATRLLDEGGRHEGITHEDLIRIPHLSFFRRKGEPAFTMVGTRGEAYTDVESYLRHLKSALPEPYLHSRDMKVYLETLRDVVAGRITTDQAIRKMPKLKRVGGMCPCSKSVRWVMEEDAAVDSAAKEPAKSEAP; from the coding sequence ATGCAGGTCGAGCAGACCACGCTTCCCAAGAAGTTCCACGACGCCGTCGTCCACTGGCAGCGCCACAACTTCCCCGACTACGGTCTCCTGCCCGAGAACTGGCAGAAGTACTTCCCGAACGATCCCGAGTTCTGCCTCTGCGCCAAGATGGAGGTGGGCATGGGGGACACGATCGAGGTCGGGGACAGGAAGGGCGAGCGGCGCATGACGAAGCCCGAGGAGATGGGGGAGGAGCCCGCGCGGCACCTGCTCCAGATCATCCGGGCGCAGGCCTCGACGGAGTTCGGCTCGATCCAGCAGCACGAAGGAACGCTCGCGCGCGCGCAGGACGACGAGGACCGCTTCTGGGTGCTCCGCGTCATGGCGGAGGAGCTGCGGCACGGCTACCAGATGTTCCACCTCCTGGTGTCCCAGGACTGGAGCGGCGTCTCCGGGCAGAAGGCGGAGGAGATGGTCGAGGAGATCCTCTCCATGCAGACCGGCTCCCACGTGCTCGACGCCTTCAACCTCGAGTACGACTCGTTCGTGGACAACGTGGTCTTCGCGGCCGTGATCGACCGCGTGGGGAAGTACCAGCTCTCGATGCAGCGCGTCTGCGCGTACAAGCCGTTCGCGCAGTCCATGCCGCCGATGCTGCGCGAGGAGGCGTTCCACCTGGCGGCGGGGGTCATCCCGATGCGCCGCTGGGTGCAGCGCGCCGCCGAGGGAAACGAGCTCATCTCGATGAACGCGATCCAGCGCTCGTTCCACAAGTGGCTCCCGCGCGGGCTCGAGATGTTCGGGCACGAGAAGGGCGGCGACTCGAACATCCGCTTCGGCTTCAAGAACATGAAGAACGCCGAGGCGCAGGCGCTCTACTACGAGGAGTGCCGCAAGATGATCGCCGACCTGAACCAGCGGTATCTCCGGGCGAGGCTCCCGAAGCTGAGCCCCTCCGAGGCGGAGCGGCTCGCGACGCGGCTTCTCGACGAGGGCGGCCGCCACGAGGGAATCACGCACGAGGATCTGATCCGGATCCCGCACCTCTCGTTCTTCCGCCGGAAGGGCGAACCCGCGTTCACGATGGTCGGGACCCGCGGCGAGGCGTACACGGACGTGGAGTCCTACCTGCGCCATCTGAAGTCCGCGCTCCCCGAGCCCTACCTCCACAGCCGCGACATGAAGGTCTACCTCGAGACGCTCCGCGACGTCGTCGCCGGGCGGATCACGACGGACCAGGCGATCCGGAAGATGCCGAAGCTGAAGCGCGTCGGCGGCATGTGCCCGTGCTCGAAGTCGGTGCGGTGGGTGATGGAGGAGGATGCAGCGGTGGATTCGGCAGCCAAGGAGCCGGCCAAG